GAAATGTACCGTGAAAATCCAACGCTGATGACACGAGTTGCCAGTTATGATAACTTGATAGAAGCAGCAGAAGTAGTCAGGAAGAATAAAGGAGCAGCAGGAATTGATGGAATGAGCGTCGATGACGTCGAGCAACATATCCACGATTATTATGGTCCTTTGAGACGAAAATTAATCGACGGTAGTTACCGACCGTTACCTGTAAAACGAGTTGAAATCGAAAAGGAAAACGGTGGCATCCGTTTAATCGGTATACCATGCGCAAGAGACCGAGTGATACAACAAGCTATACGGCAAGTGATTGAACCCAAAATTGACCGCATGTTTTATCCAGAAAGTCATGGATTCCGACCGAATAGAGGCACAAAAACAGCGCTTCAGGATTGGGTAGGGCACTATGAAGATGGGTACAAGTATGTAGTGGATTGCGACTTGAAACAATGCTTCGACAAATTAAACCAGGATAAACTGATGTACTTGTTGGGCAAACGTATCCACGACAGAGTAATGTTGAAGCTAATACGCAAATTCCTGCGGAGTGGTGTAATCGACCTGTCAGGCGAATACGTAGAAAGTAAAACAGGCGCACCGCAAGGCGGCGTATTGTCTCCGTTACTATGCAATATCTACTTACATGAACTGGATAAAGAATTGTATAAACGGGGGCATCGATTTGTCAGATATGCAGATGACTTTGTAATTTTCGTCAAGTCAAAACGAGCGGGAGAACGAGTACTGACAAGTATCACAAAATTTATCGAGAAAGAACTAAAGCTAGAGGTTAACACCGAAAAAAGTAAGGTAGGGAGCCCTACGCGATTAAAGTTCTTAGGCTGTCTGATAATGCAAGTGAATGGCGTGTGTCGCTTCCGACCAGCTACGGAGAAGAAAAAGAAATTTAAAGCGAAGCTAAAGAAGTTAACCAGTCGAAAGAGACCGGGGACTTACGAAGAGATAATGCAGTCCATCAATGAAGTGACTCGAGGGTGGATAAATTACTTTGGGTTAGGATTCATAAAAAGCTTCATTGAGGAAAAAATCGCTCCATGGCTTCACCGAAGAATTAGACAGCTGATTTTAAAACGCTGGAAACGACCGAGAACGATAATAAAACAACTGATGAAATACGGATTAGACATAGATAGTGCAAAAAGAATCGCATTCTCAAGAAAGAAGTACTGGCGATTGTCATGTACTCACGAGGTGCATCGAGCATTAACAACAAAAAGACTTCACCAATGGGGGTTATTCCCACTTAATAAATTGGTGAAAGCAGCTTACGGAAGATATTGAACCGCCGTATACGGAACCGTACGTACGGTGGTGTGAGAGGTCGACTAGCCAAATAATGGCTAGTCTCCTACTCGATTGGAAGTCAAGTCAGCCCAAGCACACCAGAATAAGGAGGTTTCAATGAAAAAATTATTTTTATTATTATCCCTATTAGCTTTACCAGGATGTATATCTGAACCAACAACCAATGAAGAACAATCTTCACAAGCTGTTGAAAGTAAAGTAAAAAAAGCTGATGGGGAAGAATATGTGAGTCTTACCAATAATTTATGGCTAATTAAATCATATTCTTTGAATGAGACGCAGACAATTCCTATATATAATACTAAATCTCACGAAGATGTATTTTACAATAATCAAGTAAAACAATTAGAAAGCGCAAATATTAAAGCTGAATATTCTAACCACGTTGCCGATAGACGTCAAGAAAAGGTTATGTCATTTGATAATACAAAAATTTCTACTGCGTATAGTACTAAACGTCATTCATTAGCAGTATTATTCACTACTCCTCAGGGTGATGTTGCAGATAGTATTTTTAATATTTTTACTAATTTAGTTCAAAAAAATTCGATTGATACTAAACTTGATTCAGAAGTGGATACCCGTTCTATTGAAGTAGTCAAAGAGTATATGAAGCTATTTGATTTACCTTATGAATATGATTATGTTGCTACTAGTATATCCACTGATAAATTTAAAGAAATTCAAACAATAGCTAAAAGAGTTTATGAGCCAGGTGATTTTCCAGAAGAAGTCTTAAATTCTGCTCCAGTGAAATTTGATGCGGTCACTTTAGTTCCTATCTTGAATAATGTTCCATTAACTAATCATGAAACTTCTATCGGAACGACACAGCAACTCAATGGATTCATCGGTACAGGAATAAAATTTATCGTGATTGATGGAAAGATTGCCTACTCATATATATCTAATCTATTCCACCCTACGAAAAGCGAAGAATCTGTTAAATTAAATAATAATAAGGTAGTCGAGGATATCAAAAAAAGATACTCTGGGTTGGATATTAAAGAAGATATATACATTGATTCGATTGTAACTAAATACATACCAATTGCTAATCAGGACGCAGATGAAACATATAAAGATTATAAGCTGCAACCTATAGTAGAAGTGTTGGCGCATCATGGTGACAATCACGAACGATTCTATATTAGTCCGGTAACGTATACGGAGGTTCGATAATATGTTGCGAATGATAGCTTATAATATGCGCCTTAATATGAAACAACTAATTTTTTGGAGTTCTATTGTCCTTGGCGTAGTGATTACCTGTTTAATGACATTAACGGATATTCGTCTTGGATTCAAATATCAAACTGAAAATCCTGTGTTATATTTTATCTTTGTTGGTATCACAACTCAAGTTTCTACGAGTTTACTGATGCTCATCCATTCTTTTTCAACGATACAAACGTATGTAAAAGATTATCATTCGAATCACTTACTATTTTTACAGCATCGTCTTGGTAACTGGCGTTATTTTATTCAGCTTTATATGAGTAATTGCTTAACTAGTTTTATTGTCGGCGTTGGCATGTGTGTGGTTTTTATTTTATTACTTGCGTTAAAATTCCCACTAATTCCTGCCGACCCGCAACCTCTTATCAAAACGATTGCTGGTGGACACTGGTTGTTAAATAACCTTCCATTTTGGACGTATAGTTACTTTACTCTTATTGTAGGATTAAATTTCGCTTTTTATCAGTTGTTAGCAACCTTTTTTACGCTATTATTTCCTCATCAAACCATGTGTTATCTGTATTCAATGTTGATATGGATTATGATAGATTCATTAATGATAGGTGAGCGTTTGCCTTTTTACGTAATGCCACGCATTGTTTTCGGTTTGGACAATACCTTTCACGAGACATCGCAACAACTTGGTATCGCCTTGCCGATGTGGTACCCCTTCGTTTATTTCTTCGTCATCTTAATGATAATCGTCATCCTATCGGTACAGTGGATGGCATTCAAACGCCGTTGGCATTAGGGGGAAGTGGATATGAAAGTATTAAAAGTTTTTGGTATCAATTGTCGACACTATTGGTCATTAAAGTACTTACTGCCTATTTTTACTTTTTCACTGATGTATACGTTAATTATGTTATCGCCTTTAAAGGAAGCGGCTACTCAATATAATAAGACGATTCCTTGGTCTGTTTGGAGTTTATTATTTACGAATTCATTCTACATTGGGATTACGATGACAAGCACTTTATTCTTATTTAGTACATTACCTTTTGATAATGCGATGCAACCATGGCTTATCTTAAAAGTAGGATATCGAAGATGGGGATTGGCTCAAATGTTTTATATTATCTGCTCGTCCTTTCTATTTACGGTAGTTCATTTTCTACTGGCTGTCATCTATTTAATCCCTCGTGGTCTACCTTTAGATACTTGGGGTAGCCTGATTAAAAACATCTCAATGGGACACTATCAAACAAATCACCCAATATATATTAATCTTAATCCTGTTGCTTTAGAGTTCTATTCGACGACTCGAGCACTCATTCAAGTGGCAATAATGCTCTTTCTCGTTACTTGTATAATTGGGATGACAGTTTTTGTGTTTAATTTAATTATTCCACGCTTAGGATTGGTATTTAGTGGCGGATTAATCCTTTTGAGTTTTTTCTTTAGTTTTGCTAACGGATTGTGGATATATTTCTTATCACCATTAAACTGGATTAACCCCAATCAAATTCGCCATGCACCTTACTCCGGCTTGCCAACCTTTTTACAAGTAGCGAGTTGGGCGACAGGATTACTCGTGCTACTGGCAGGTGTAGGGTATTGGCTATTAAGACGAAAGGAGAAGTATCATTGATGACACATATCGAGTTAAAATCAATCAACAAAGCATTTAAAAATCAGGTGCTGTTTACAGACTTCAATTATATTTTTGAAGGGGGAAAGATTTATGGGCTTGTCGGTCATAATGGTTCAGGCAAGACAGTCTTGATGAAAATAATTTGTGGTTTATTGCGCCCGAATAGCGGTGAAGTCTGGTATAATCATGACCAATTAATCGGTAAAAATATCCCATTCCTACCTAGTTTAGGTACCATTCTTGAAACACCGGGCTTTTTAGATAATTGTACCGGGTTTGAAAATCTTAAACAACTAGCATTAATCGATAATAAAATTGATGACCAAGTAATTCGCAATACAATGGAGTTGCTAGGTCTCGACCCGTTAAGTAAAAAGAAAGTGAAAACTTATTCATTAGGAATGCGTCAAAAATTAGCATTATCCCAAGCAATTATGGAAAATCCAGAGGTGCTTATTTTAGACGAGCCAATGAATGGTTTAGATAAAGCGTCTGTACAGTTAGTTCGGCAATTATTGGATGAGTTAAAGAGACGAGGCAAATTAATTATTTTAGCCTCGCATACACAAGAGGATATTCAATTGCTTTGTGATGAGGTGATTGATATTACCGGCTACGGTGAGTAAAATTTCACAGAAGTTTTATATGTTCATTTTTTCACTAGCAATTGGATAAGAGAGTATTTAAAATATGTTATGAAATAAACGACATGTTAACCGAAGTAATTCGACACAATAAGGAGGTGCTATCCATGTTTCATCAAGTTCGATTTGATATAAAGCGAATATGGAAGAAGAAACTATTACTTTTGTTATTCGTACTATCAGCGATTGTATCATATGCAAATATTATCGTTCAAAATTCTAATACAACGACCCACTCATTAACTTATTTATTGATTGAAGGCGTGAATTATTTGTCGCCATTACTGGAAAAGACGAAGGATGAAGACCCTTTAAAATTATCCCCAGGAAAGGAATTTTGGGAAGAATACCGTTATGAACAGCGAGATAATAAACAAGATGCATATACGATAACAGAAAACTATTTTTCGACATTGAAAAAAGCATTGGAAATGGATAATGTACAGTTAACGAAAATAGAAAAAGAAGATTTAGATTATGCGATTAGAGTGTATCAACGTATCGAGCAAAAAAAGAAACAAAATCCTGATTACCAGTATCGAGGGGCTTCAACATTTTTATTAGAAGGAAATCGTTGGTTGTATGGAATTGTTCCGTTTATATTATTATCTGCCATCATGATTTGGCTGACTGGAGAAGATTTTGACCGGAAGGAGAGTGTCTTTAATCGTAGTTTACCCATAGCAAGAACGTCGGTATTATTATCACGTTTTTTTACCAGTCTGATTCTTGTAGCCCTTTATATTGGAAGTGTTACAGTCTCAACGCTTGTACTATCCAGTTGGTTAGGATTTGGTGTGGGAGATTGGTTGATTCCGCTTCGAACAGCTATCACAGTTCTTCCGCAATTATTGATGTATCAAGTATTGTTAATCGTCTGGTTGTTGTTCACGGTAAAAGTCATGGTTGTCATTGGTTTGAGTCTGTTATTAGTGTCACTTATTCGTAAAGTGAATTTAGTGGTAATTGGTGTTGCCTATATTATCAGTCTAGGATTTATCGCAACAGAATTTTTTCAACCGCTACAAACCAACTGGAATCTTTTTTATCTAAACTATCGCATTCAAATGATAGGACATTGGGAGTCGGTTGACCATGAGGGATACTCAGTTTATCATGTGATTAATCAACATATCTTACAACCGTATCAGTGGGCGTTATATATTGGGATAGTAATCGTATTGATGTTGCTGTCGATGATGGCTTTTAAACAAAATGGACATTTTTATACAGAAACGATGCGTACGCGTTCAAAAATAATAGAGTTTTCAGCGTTTGCTTTTGAAACTAAGGTTGAAAGTTATAAAATCAATCGTTATCTCTCGCCTAAGATGAAATGGAGTATGATTTTGTGTATAGTGTCACTAATGTTCTTATTAATTGGCTTAAATGATTATCAATCCCATCAGTTCCTTGTAGATTCAAAAATTATTAATGAACTGAAGTCAAGTGCATCTAGTATCGATGAAGCAATTAATAAATTGGCTCAATTAGTTGATAAATATAAAAATGACCCTCAAAACGCAAATATGTTTCAAGATAATTTGGAACAATTTAAAGTAGAACAACAGTATTTGAGAGAGTATATTCAATTAAAAAATCGACAGAAAGACGCTTTCTTAAAACAGGATGCACATCAATATTATGATGCGTTTGAATATGATTTTGTTGCCCATTATGGAAAGTTTAAAGAATATGAAGAAGATTATAAACAGATTTTTTCTAGACAGTTTGACTATTATCAAAATGGTCGCTTTCCAACTTTGTACGGTGAGACTTTATCACGCGAAAGGTTGGCGTTGTTTAAAGAAAGAGGGATTCGTCCGTTAGCAAATAGTCAATTTTTAGTCACGCCTTATGATTATCCAGCTCAAGCGGGGGATTTGTTGAAGGAATTAACGGAGCATCTGATGCGTGATAGTTCGATACTTGGTTATTGGTATCGGTTGATAACTATTTACCGTTTCGATGTTTTTTTGTTAGTGATGATTATCGTCTTTTGTGGTATGGGTTATAACTTAGATAAAGAAGGGCATAATGGTTTGGCGTGGTTATATATTTTACCGAGGTCTAAGCAGCATTTGTTCCATCATAAACTGAATGCAGCGTTATTGAATGGCGGGTTTATTGTGCTAGTTACTGCTTTACTTGTGATAGGTTTCGGTTTGGTAGGTGATGGTATCGGTCAGTGGCAGACGCCGATGGTTGTCTATGATAAAGTGCTTCGTAATGCGAATGATTTATCTTCGTTCGATAAGAGTTATCATTGGGTATCGTTGGGAGTTGTTGTCATAAAATCACTAGGATATTTAACTTGTGCAATGGTGTTTATGATTCAACTGATGTTATTATTATCGACATTTATTAAAAATCATTTCGCTACTATTGCCTTGGCATTGATTATCAGTCTGGGCGGCTATGCTGTTGTGACGCAACATACCTTTAGTGGCAGTGGTTTTTTACCGTTTATTTATTTAAATATCGCAGCTTTACTCGATAACAGCTTAATTTTTAAGGTGACAGATGCTAATCAAGTGTTGCCGTATGGTTGGCTCATCATTATTGGATGGATAATTGTCTTATACTGGTTAACACGACTTCGAGTGCAAAAGGCAAAATTACTGTAAATGAGGTGAGAAAATGATTGTTGATGTAAAAGGTGTTAAAAAATTTTTCGGAAAAAAAGAAGTGTTGAAAAATACTAACTTTTCAATTGACAAACCTGGGATTGTTGCATTGGTCGGACCGAATGGAGCCGGAAAATCAACACTATTAAATGCGATGGTGAATCAACTGGATATTGATGGCGGCACGATTGAATTGTGTGATAAACCTCATACGGATGTTAAGGTGTTTAAAGATGTGTCATTTTTACGGGATAATTCGGTCTTGTATCCGTATTTAACGGGTATGGACCACTTGTCCTATGCGGCTCGTTTGTACGGCGTGAACCGTATTCGTATTGATGAAGTGGTTGAGTTAATGAATATTGGTTCTTTTGTCAATAAACGTGTGGATGCTTATTCTCTCGGGATGAAGCAACAATTATTGATAGGACTGGCGATTTTAAATCATTCGACATTAATTATTATGGATGAACCATTAAATGGGCTTGACCCTAGTCGTATCTTGTTTTTCCGCAATCTTATTAAAACGTTAGCCCAAGATGGCAAGACTATTTTAATGTCTTCTCACACCTTGAGTGAGATTGATACAGTTACGCAACATATTTTGTTTTTAAAAGATGGTGAGATTATTGAGGAACATTTAGATGAATTGAATCGAAGTTCTGAAGAACGCTATGTCGAAATATTTGGTGTGAAATAGTTGTAGATGGATGAAGACCCAAGGACGTATCGGAGAGGATGCGTTTCTTGGGTCTTTGCTTTTATTGAAGTTGTGTTGTACGAGTGTTTCGTATTGGCTGTACCATGATGTGGGTACATTCGTAGATTATAATTTTTCAACAACGAGTAACATCGGTGGGTGATTGCGCTGATTAATGAAGCCGTATTGTAAGACTTGGTAGTCTTCTTGTGGCCATAGGCTTAACGCCTCCATTAATTTTTCCTTTTCGATTTTACCTTGTGGATGTCCGGAATAAATCACTAAAATCAGTTGACCGTGTGGGACTAAGCGTTCAGCAATCGCGTGAATCGCTTGTAGTGTTGAGTCAAATTGTGTGGTGATTGAGTGGTCGCCACCGGGCAAATAGCCTAAGTTAAAGATAGCACCATGAATCACGTCTTCAGTAACATATTTGGCTAGATTCGCATGGCTATCTAATATTAAATGCGCATGGTTTGCAGATGGATGCGGGTTGATTTTTGCAACGGATTGGTCAATGGCAGCTTGTTGAATATCAAACGCATAGACTTCACCTTTAAAGTCGGGGTGATTCAATATGCGTAGGGTATCATTACCTTTTCCTAATGTTCCATCGATAAACACACCGTTAGGAAAGGTGGTAATTAATTCATTGAGTAACTGATGACTATAATGTAATGCTCGTAACATGGTTTGGTTCTCCTATTCTGGTTATTCTGGTTCGTTCGGGCAGCCTCGACGTCCACTTCAAAAGCCTCCTCCATGCGTTACACGCATTCCGTTGGCTTTCTCCAGTGGTTCAAGTCAGAGCGCCCTCGCTCACACTAGGGTTATTCTGGTTCGCACGGGCTGACTTGACATCCACTTCGCATAGCTCTTGAAGCGCCACAGCGCTTCTTCGACCTCTGCTCCAGTGGTTCAAGTCAGAGCGCCCTCGCTCACACTATGGTTATTCTGGTTCGCACGGGCTGACTTGACGTCCACTTCGCATAGCTCTTGAAGCGCCACAGCGCTTCTTCGACCTCTGCTCCAGTGGTTCAAGTCAGGGCAGCCTCGCTCACACTATGGTTATTCTGTACTTTAGTGTAACAATTTGGTTACATATTTTAAGGTTTGACGATAATTTCACAAACGGCTATATTTTGTTTCAGTAATTCGTTACAATAAATAATGAACAATTAGCGACAAAATAAGACTTTGTCTACATATTTTAACATATATTGAGTAATTTTTACAGGAGGAGAACAACGTGCCAATACTATCGAGAAGAGTTGCAGTTCAGCTGCAAAAGAAAAGACAAAAGTTAGAGAGAATGAAACAAGTTCGCAAATCAGTAAATGCTGGGGTTGTTTTATTTTCTGCTGCAACTGTCTTACAATCAGTGAATACCCAAACAGTTGTTAGGGCTGAAGATGCTATTACAAGTTCACGTGTGTCGAAGTCTCAATTTTTAGGCTTTATTTCTGAACAAGCGCGTAAAATTGCGGCATCTAATGATTTATATGCATCAGTAATGATTGCTCAAGCAGCCTTAGAATCAGGATGGGGGAATTCGAGTCTTTCTCGTGCACCACACTATAATCTATTTGGTATCAAAGGTAGTTACAATAATAGTAGTGTCAAAAAAAATACATTAGAAGATGATGGCTCAGGTAATTATTATCAAGCGACAGAACAATTTAGAAGTTATGACAGTTATGCAAGTTCATTATCGGATTATGCTGCATTATTAACTGGTAATAACGACCCGACGAATTGGCGTTATAATTTTTACAAAGGCGCACGTGTTAGTCAAACTTCTAGTTATCAAGATGCGACAGCGCATTTAACTGGAAAATACGCTACTGATACGCGTTACGGGTCAAAATTAAATGCCATTATCCAAGAAAATAACTTAACTGCGTACGATACATTGCGTCAAAGTAATGCGCTTGTTAATCCAACCACCACAACAACTACAACGACAACAGCAACACGTACGACAACACCGGCGACACCAGCACCATCAGCGTCAACTGCAGCTGGTAGTTATACCGTTGCTGCAGGAGACACTTATTGGGCATTATCTAAACGGTTTGGTGTATCTGTCGCTGAGTTACAAGCGTTAAATGCGGCGTCAGGCTCAAGCTTATACGTGGGGCAAACCATCAAAATACCGAGTCAAGCACCATCAGCTGCATCAACAAGTTCAACAACGACGACTACAACGGTAACGACGAAACAAGCAGATAAAACGGCACCTGTTGCATCAACAACAAGTTCAAGTTACACGGTTGTTGCCGGTGATACTTACTGGGCATTAGCAAAACGCTTTGGTGTGTCCGTAGCCGAGTTACAAGCATTGAATGCGGCGTCAGGCTCAAGTTTATATGTTGGACAATCCATTAAAGTACCAGGACAAAAAACAGCACCAACAGTATCTAGCACAACGACTGTGGCAACGACGAGTACAACACCAGCGCCAACAACTTCACAATCGACATCGACTCGTGTGACTACTACGACCACAACAACGTCATCAAGTCAATATACGGTGACATCAGGTGATACATATTGGGGTATCGCACGTCGTTATGGGGTATCAGTGAATGATTTAATCGCAGCTAATGGTAACAATCGAAACTATTTAGCGGTCGGTCAAAAATTAGTGATTCCTGGTAAGACAGCTACAGCAGCTACGACAACTGTTTCAACCAGACCGACAACCGTTAATTCAACGCCAGCACCAACACAAACAACCACACCAGCTGCGACTACAGGAAATTATACAGTTGTAGCAGGGGATTCCTTGTATGCAATTGCTAGTCGTCATGGTATTTCGATTGCGCAATTAATGCAAGCAAATGGTTTGTCGCAATCAAGTATTATTCATCCAGGGCAACGCTTAGTTGTCAGCAATACAGCTGTAGCACCAAGTGCAGTTGCATCAACACCAACGTCAACAGTGACAACGGCATCTACAGCAACACCTACGGTCACTCAAACAACATCCGTTCAAGCAACACCTGCAGTAGCGACTCCAACACCAGTAGCGGCTAGTGGTAGTCATACAGTGGTGGCAGGCGATACATTGTATAGCTTAGCAAAACGCTTTGGTGTATCTGTAGACACACTTATTCAAAAGAATGGTGGTTCAACCAATATCCGTGTAGGACAAGTGATAAACTATTAATTTGACTAAGTATTAGTGCGTTATTTAGTAACGAACATGAGGAACTACCGAAGAGAAAGTCATGTTTATTAAGCGCAACTGAGTGTTTCTGATACATAGATATTGCTCAGGTATTGGACGTTATAATTTGTTAGAAATATAAAAAAGCAGCAATCAAAAAATGATTGCTGCTTTTTTGGGCTTTCCGCCATTTTGTGGCGACCCACAAGATGGCGGAGAACCAAAAACATCGTAGTCCCACCAAAAGGTGAGTTCCTACGATGTTTTTCATTTCAATTATTCTTTAAAGTAACTTTCTAATGCGGTTGTTATTACCGAAGCCACTTCTTCATAGTATTTATCAGAACGGATAAAGGCTAAATCATCTGGGCTTGACATATAACCTAATTCTAGCAGAATTGCTGGTCGTTTGTTCTCCCGTAATACTGAGTAGTTACCAAAGAGTGCACCATTATTTGGTAAGGATAAAGTCTTCAATGCTTCGTTAACTTTTTTAGCTAACTCATGATCTGCTTCGTGGAAATAATAAGTCGTTGTTCCACGCCAGTCTGAATACGGTCCTTCATCATAGTGTAAACTAATAAATGCATCGACTTCTTTTTCATTACTCAAATTAGAACGTGGTATCAAATCGATAAATTCATCGGTTGAACGGGTCAGGATGACTTTAGCGCCAAGAGCTTCTAATTTTTGTTTTAAAACAAGTGCAGTTGAAAGGGCGGCATTTTTCTCATAAGTAGAACCATCGGCACTGACTGCACCACTATCGGTACCACCGTGTCCTGGGTCTAACATAATCGTTGCATCTGCAAGCGATTTAACTGTTTTTTTAGTAACATGACCAATAGAATCGGATTCCATGGCACTAATACGAGATTCAACATAACCTTGTAAACCCTCGCTATCTTCGACATGTAAGAAGGATGTCGGCACACCGTTAGCATTATAAGACTCAACTTCATCTAAGTATTTAAATTTTTGTCCATATTTAATTGCGTATAGTTGTTTTGAATCAAATGATGGTCCCGAGAAGAGCGGTTCGCCTTGGTACCTTACAACAACAATTTGTTCTGCTTCTTTGGCTTTTTCTTCATCTGTTTTTGGAATGTCCGACTGATTAATCACATTAACCATACGTGTGCGGATATAACCATACAGACCATTATATTCTACTTGCAGCCATCCTTTTGTCTCGTGGCGTACAATGAGATATTTTTCAGCTGGGACAGTGGCAAGAACAGATGATTTTTCATCCTTTTCCATATAAAGCGGTGTATCAACCAACAGTTGTGCGGCTAGATGTTGATCATCTTTTAGCGATTTATTTTCTAAGTACCATTTTGGAATCCATCCAACTTTTTGTGTGTCGAGTCGGACTTTTAACCAACCATTATCTTCAGCTAAGACGATTAATTCATCACCTTTTTTAGCTTCACCTACACTTTCAGCATTCGTTGCCGGTTCAAAACGAACCGTCACCACTTTTCGGTCAATTACAATTGTTCTATGTGTAATTAATTGGGTTAATGCTAATGATGATGCAAGTAAGATAATGATTGTAATGATAGGTGGAAAATATTTAGGGGATACAATCATGTTGATAAAACGTTTAAATTGATTATCCATTTGACCTCCTATGATTTTGAAGTGAGGCATTATATTATATTGATTGACTAAATGCTATCAAACCTCAAAACCTATCTATATCAATATTTCTAGTACATATTATATGCGATATTCATAGAAAATTCATAATTTTTTTGACGATGTTACAAAACAGTAATGTTACTGATAAAGCAGCGTCACAAAATCACCTGTTAAAGCGTGTTTGTATATTTCTTGACAAACAATTCAGTAATCGTTACTATCAAGAGTGGATGTGTGGGCAGGATTACATGATATATTAGTCATCGTAACGCATTGATGATACATAATTGACCGCATAGCAACGTATAGTAACGTTAATTAAGATGTTTAGAAGGAGTGCTAATCAAATGAAAAAACTAAAAAAAATATTGAGTTTTTTGCTTCTACTATGTTTGATGCCGCTATCGACCGTAGTAGGCCACGCAGAAACTAAAAAATTATCGATTGTGACCAGTTTTTATCCGATGTACGCGATGACTAAAGCTGTCGTCGGCGACTTGTATGATGTTTATATGATAAATTCAGGGAATGGTATTCATCAATTTGAACCATCCGCCAATGATATCGCAGCCATTTATGATGCGGATATCTTTGTTTATCATTCTGTCGCATTAGAGTCGTGGACGAAGAAT
The genomic region above belongs to Aerococcaceae bacterium zg-1292 and contains:
- a CDS encoding class I SAM-dependent methyltransferase, which encodes MLRALHYSHQLLNELITTFPNGVFIDGTLGKGNDTLRILNHPDFKGEVYAFDIQQAAIDQSVAKINPHPSANHAHLILDSHANLAKYVTEDVIHGAIFNLGYLPGGDHSITTQFDSTLQAIHAIAERLVPHGQLILVIYSGHPQGKIEKEKLMEALSLWPQEDYQVLQYGFINQRNHPPMLLVVEKL
- a CDS encoding LysM peptidoglycan-binding domain-containing protein — its product is MPILSRRVAVQLQKKRQKLERMKQVRKSVNAGVVLFSAATVLQSVNTQTVVRAEDAITSSRVSKSQFLGFISEQARKIAASNDLYASVMIAQAALESGWGNSSLSRAPHYNLFGIKGSYNNSSVKKNTLEDDGSGNYYQATEQFRSYDSYASSLSDYAALLTGNNDPTNWRYNFYKGARVSQTSSYQDATAHLTGKYATDTRYGSKLNAIIQENNLTAYDTLRQSNALVNPTTTTTTTTTATRTTTPATPAPSASTAAGSYTVAAGDTYWALSKRFGVSVAELQALNAASGSSLYVGQTIKIPSQAPSAASTSSTTTTTTVTTKQADKTAPVASTTSSSYTVVAGDTYWALAKRFGVSVAELQALNAASGSSLYVGQSIKVPGQKTAPTVSSTTTVATTSTTPAPTTSQSTSTRVTTTTTTTSSSQYTVTSGDTYWGIARRYGVSVNDLIAANGNNRNYLAVGQKLVIPGKTATAATTTVSTRPTTVNSTPAPTQTTTPAATTGNYTVVAGDSLYAIASRHGISIAQLMQANGLSQSSIIHPGQRLVVSNTAVAPSAVASTPTSTVTTASTATPTVTQTTSVQATPAVATPTPVAASGSHTVVAGDTLYSLAKRFGVSVDTLIQKNGGSTNIRVGQVINY
- the ltrA gene encoding group II intron reverse transcriptase/maturase, which produces MYRENPTLMTRVASYDNLIEAAEVVRKNKGAAGIDGMSVDDVEQHIHDYYGPLRRKLIDGSYRPLPVKRVEIEKENGGIRLIGIPCARDRVIQQAIRQVIEPKIDRMFYPESHGFRPNRGTKTALQDWVGHYEDGYKYVVDCDLKQCFDKLNQDKLMYLLGKRIHDRVMLKLIRKFLRSGVIDLSGEYVESKTGAPQGGVLSPLLCNIYLHELDKELYKRGHRFVRYADDFVIFVKSKRAGERVLTSITKFIEKELKLEVNTEKSKVGSPTRLKFLGCLIMQVNGVCRFRPATEKKKKFKAKLKKLTSRKRPGTYEEIMQSINEVTRGWINYFGLGFIKSFIEEKIAPWLHRRIRQLILKRWKRPRTIIKQLMKYGLDIDSAKRIAFSRKKYWRLSCTHEVHRALTTKRLHQWGLFPLNKLVKAAYGRY
- a CDS encoding ABC transporter ATP-binding protein, with protein sequence MIVDVKGVKKFFGKKEVLKNTNFSIDKPGIVALVGPNGAGKSTLLNAMVNQLDIDGGTIELCDKPHTDVKVFKDVSFLRDNSVLYPYLTGMDHLSYAARLYGVNRIRIDEVVELMNIGSFVNKRVDAYSLGMKQQLLIGLAILNHSTLIIMDEPLNGLDPSRILFFRNLIKTLAQDGKTILMSSHTLSEIDTVTQHILFLKDGEIIEEHLDELNRSSEERYVEIFGVK
- a CDS encoding N-acetylmuramoyl-L-alanine amidase gives rise to the protein MDNQFKRFINMIVSPKYFPPIITIIILLASSLALTQLITHRTIVIDRKVVTVRFEPATNAESVGEAKKGDELIVLAEDNGWLKVRLDTQKVGWIPKWYLENKSLKDDQHLAAQLLVDTPLYMEKDEKSSVLATVPAEKYLIVRHETKGWLQVEYNGLYGYIRTRMVNVINQSDIPKTDEEKAKEAEQIVVVRYQGEPLFSGPSFDSKQLYAIKYGQKFKYLDEVESYNANGVPTSFLHVEDSEGLQGYVESRISAMESDSIGHVTKKTVKSLADATIMLDPGHGGTDSGAVSADGSTYEKNAALSTALVLKQKLEALGAKVILTRSTDEFIDLIPRSNLSNEKEVDAFISLHYDEGPYSDWRGTTTYYFHEADHELAKKVNEALKTLSLPNNGALFGNYSVLRENKRPAILLELGYMSSPDDLAFIRSDKYYEEVASVITTALESYFKE
- a CDS encoding ATP-binding cassette domain-containing protein, which produces MTHIELKSINKAFKNQVLFTDFNYIFEGGKIYGLVGHNGSGKTVLMKIICGLLRPNSGEVWYNHDQLIGKNIPFLPSLGTILETPGFLDNCTGFENLKQLALIDNKIDDQVIRNTMELLGLDPLSKKKVKTYSLGMRQKLALSQAIMENPEVLILDEPMNGLDKASVQLVRQLLDELKRRGKLIILASHTQEDIQLLCDEVIDITGYGE